From Podospora bellae-mahoneyi strain CBS 112042 chromosome 3, whole genome shotgun sequence, the proteins below share one genomic window:
- the UFD2 gene encoding Ubiquitin conjugation factor E4 (BUSCO:EOG09260NWN; COG:O; EggNog:ENOG503NUGY), giving the protein MDPTEEQQPPAAPAPAPAPPPAPASTLPDAPDRETMEAIRRRRLEKLGGGPGSAAGSGANSPSATSPTGGSPTSGTPVPEKAAPIVPIANRSQTNITPSPSSATTPKDKVVNSILGEELGSKRRASELEGSPSGAPAPPRKQTPAQESFEDYADRILGSIFRMTVDAARTKDAHGHKLTFLPNLSQDLTDEVAPLKLSQDRLEEAIMEAATEYPKDKPLFEYLLACWKRVVRTLKALRNPTPQKEALLKEARRLCFSNCIFSLTMPELFSRESSPVHDTLVPYLLKEVENESGLCMDFIGEAVSRFDEDDTIAPLFTKAMVDISSKLSTMTMNDDYKPYVNALKTYARYAPLLNELAAHPCFQMAQSAPGIEKNTLLGPFFRISPLQPEVAAVYFAGPRTMDPRHIATSQSALQMTLNTHQADLRDIINAFIRASNQTRNKVLDWFAYIMNVNHKRRAMQHDPREVSSDGFMINVTVILDYLCEPFMDSTFSKVSRIDINYFRRNPRIDIKDETKLNADQAQSDKFYSAKLEGDNNFITEVFFLTLAAHHYGSEATNAKLKTLDREIKHFEKNIALMEAERPKVINRPFELRRLDDALKRYTAILEASMSLRMCISGVSLEQKMQARSLLFMRYVTVWLLRVASGTEYTPEKQLTLPLPANQPEAFQCLPEYALQDVVDNFKFVFREVPQVIVNAIGDELIALCITFLESSEYVKNPYLKSSLITLLYQGTWPRYHLSKGFLGELMTSTKFANQYLLHAVMKFYIECELTENGFYDKFNIRYEIFQIIKCVWVNDHYRQQLVQSSKSNRSFFVRFVNLLMNDATYVLDEGLGKFPKIHQFQLDLKNPNLSQQDRERLEEELREAENRATSFMQLANETVGMMRLFTKTLSEAFTMPEIVQRLAGMLDYNLDMLTGPKSKNLRVDNPEKYHFSPKTLLPEIADIYLNLGSSPAFVEAVAGDGRSYRDSTMRQTAQILRGKHLKDEHEVQAWERLCEKFRKAKEILEQAEIDFDDAPAEFEDPIMGSLMDDPVWLPSRHVVDRSTIVQHLLSDPKDPYTRQPMSIEDVVPHTELKERIEAWKEERRAEARRVKEEKLVGVTEGEKMDTTE; this is encoded by the exons ATGGATCCTACTGAAGAACAGCAGCCGCCAGcggccccggccccggccccggccccgcCACCAGCCCCGGCGTCGACACTGCCTGATGCGCCCGACCGAGAAACCATGGAGGCAATCCGTCGCCGAAGACTCGAGAAGCTCGGCGGTGGGCCCGGCAGCGCGGCTGGCTCGGGAGCAAACAGCCCATCggccacatcaccaaccggTGGCTCACCAACCAGTGGGACACCCGTGCCTGAGAAGGCAGCCCCCATCGTTCCCATCGCGAACCGATCACaaaccaacatcaccccttcGCCGTCCTCCGCAACCACCCCAAAAGACAAGGTCGTCAACAGCATACTCGGGGAAGAGCTGGGATCTAAAAGACGGGCCTCGGAGCTGGAGGGTTCACCATCAGGAGCCCCAGCTCCACCACGGAAACAGACACCAGCTCAGGAATCCTTCGAAGACTATGCCGACCGAATCCTGGGGTCCATCTTCCGCATGACGGTGGATGCTGCACGCACAAAAGATGCCCACGGCCACAAGTTGACATTCTTGCCCAACCTGAGCCAGGACCTCACAGACGAGGTGGCCCCTCTGAAGCTGTCCCAAGACCggctggaggaggccatcATGGAGGCGGCCACAGAGTACCCAAAGGACAAGCCACTGTTTGAGTACCTGCTGGCTTGCTGGAAGCGGGTAGTCCGGACGCTTAAGGCGCTGAGgaacccaaccccccagaAGGAGGCCTTGTTGAAGGAGGCGAGACGATTGTGCTTTAGCAACTGCATCTTTTCGTTGACGATGCCGGAACTGTTCAG TCGGGAATCGAGCCCCGTGCACGACACACTCGTTCCTTATCTcttgaaggaggttgagaacgAGAGTGGGCTGTGTATGGACTTCATCGGGGAGGCCGTGTCTCGATTCGATGAGGATGATACCATTGCGCCGCTGTTCACCAAGGCCATGGTTGATATCAGCAGCAAGCTCTCTACGATGACCATGAATGATGATTATAAGCCTTATGTTAAT GCCCTGAAAACATATGCTAGATATGCACCGCTTCTGAATGAACTGGCAGCTCACCCGTGCTTCCAGATGGCGCAATCGGCACCGGGCATCGAGAAGAACACCCTTCTGGGCCCCTTCTTCAGGATATCGCCCCTGCAGCCagaggttgctgctgtgtacTTTGCTGGGCCTCGCACCATGGACCCCAGACATATCGCGACGTCTCAGAGCGCCCTGCAAATGACCCTCAACACACACCAAGCCGACCTCAGAGATATCATTAATGCCTTTATTCGCGCCAGCAACCAGACACGGAACAAGGTCCTGGATTGGTTCGCCTACATCATGAACGTCAACCACAAACGAAGAGCCATGCAGCATGATCCCAGGGAAGTGTCCTCGGACGGCTTCATGATCAATGTCACCGTCATTCTGGACTACCTCTGCGAGCCATTCATGGACAGCACATTCTCCAAAGTCAGCCGCATCGATATCAACTACTTTCGGAGAAATCCAAGGATTGATATCAAGGACGAGACCAAGCTCAATGCCGACCAGGCCCAGTCGGACAAGTTTTACTCGGCCAAGCTGGAAGGCGACAACAACTTCATCACCGAGGTGTTCTTTTTGACACTCGCGGCTCACCACTACGGAAGCGAGGCAACCAATGCCAAGCTCAAGACGCTGGACAGGGAGATTAAGCACTTCGAAAAGAACATTGCCCTGATGGAGGCCGAGCGGCCCAAGGTGATCAACCGGCCTTTTGAGCTACGGCGGTTGGATGATGCTCTGAAACGGTATACGGCCATATTGGAAGCCTCCATGTCTCTTAGAATGTGCATCTCTGGCGTATCGCTGGAGCAAAAGATGCAGGCCCGGTCGCTGCTGTTTATGCGCTATGTCACGGTTTGGCTTTTGCGCGTTGCCAGCGGGACGGAGTACACGCCGGAGAAGCAGCTCACGCTCCCACTGCCAGCCAACCAGCCCGAGGCATTCCAGTGCCTTCCCGAGTACGCGTTGCAGGATGTTGTGGACAACTTCAAGTTTGTCTTCCGAGAGGTGCCGCAGGTTATTGTCAATGCGATCGGGGACGAGCTGATTGCGCTCTGCATCACCTTTTTGGAGTCGTCCGAGTACGTCAAGAACCCGTACTTGAAGTCGTCGTTGATCACGCTCTTGTACCAGGGGACATGGCCTAGGTATCATCTCAGCAAGGGGTTCTTAGGCGAGCTGATGACGAGCACCAAGTTTGCGAACCAGTATCTGCTCCATGCGGTTATGAAGTTTTACATTGAGTGCGAGCTTACCGAGAATGGGTTCTACGACAAGTTCAACATTCGGTACGAGATCTTTCAGATCATCAAGTGTGTGTGGGTCAACGACCATTACAGGCAGCAGCTGGTGCAGTCTAGCAA GTCTAACCGGTCGTTCTTCGTACGCTTTGTCAACCTTTTGATGAACGACGCTACGTATGTTCTTGATGAGGGCTTGGGGAAGTTCCCCAAAATCCACCAGTTTCAGCTCGATTTGAAGAATCCAAACCTGTCGCAGCAGGAccgggagaggttggaggaggagctgcgTGAGGCCGAGAACAGGGCCACGTCGTTCATGCAGCTTGCCAATGAGACAGTCGGCATGATGAGGCTGTTTACCAAGACTCTGAGCGAAGCGTTTACGATGCCAGAGATTGTCCAGCGTCTGGCGGGCATGCTGGACTACAACCTCGACATGTTGACGGGTCCCAAGTCCAAGAACTTGCGCGTCGACAATCCCGAGAAGTACCACTTTTCGCCCAAAACCCTGCTGCCCGAAATTGCGGACATTTACCTTAACCtcggctcctcccccgcctttGTCGAGGCGGTCGCGGGAGATGGCCGCTCCTACCGCGACTCGACAATGAGGCAGACTGCCCAGATCCTTAGGGGGAAGCATCTGAAAGATGAGCACGAGGTCCAGGCGTGGGAGAGGCTGTGTGAGAAGTTCAGAAAGGCCAAGGAGATATTGGagcaggccgagattgactttgacgacgcgccggccgagtttgaggacCCGATCATGGGGAGTCTGATGGATGATCCGGTTTGGTTGCCGTCGAGGCACGTGGTGGACCGAAGCACGATCGTGCAGCATTTGTTGAGCGATCCGAAGGATCCGTACACGAGGCAGCCGATGAGTATCGAGGATGTGGTGCCGCATACggagctgaaggagaggattgaggcctggaaggaggagaggagggctgaggcgaggagggtgaaggaggagaaatTGGTGGGGGTTACggagggggaaaagatggATACTACCGAGTAG
- a CDS encoding hypothetical protein (COG:O; EggNog:ENOG503P2TJ), which produces MPPPNTPEEGLLPPQSEPSRIASILATATPPPVDSAPEQAPSPEAAATTTTTTHTVVPSSPEDPALLEIDYQILEYLDTVDETLLCPVCKTPFHEPITTSCGHTFCAWCINRALDIQPTCPIDRQPLTKTRDYHRPPLIIKDQLDRLKVKCPNKGCDHICPREHLDSHYERRCEHTMVRCPDARCRKRIARRHVQGPASTCMHREVSCRYCDERVALVDLNTHYDFLCSGATTKCSACEATVVLHRMEKHCAEDCLETQVRCKWHIAGCKVDDKRYLVQEHETGCPYEIIGELLKQRAEDRRIIDNLTDRLVALETERREHQERRARRRELSRQAPNTSHGADAIDLSAPDPSTFFYDMEWRPDLSNVGAGENRSWGSPEDYMLARFERLESRMEDLSKQVVELDAHQSMSMLQQIMPLNQQLVELGSKVGVLNMHTTWLMNMQRHNHLQQRAGAVSSSGSSMGNSGMASMSQMSSANDINNNFPVRLTEGGLPYRTTASRRNSDGRGEPPPRL; this is translated from the coding sequence atgccaccaccaaataCCCCAGAGGAAGGCTTGCTTCCCCCTCAGTCGGAGCCCTCGAGAATCGCGTCCATTCTGGCGACGGCAACCCCACCTCCAGTAGATTCAGCGCCTGAGCAGGCCCCCTCGCCTGAGGCTGctgctaccaccaccaccaccacacacacagtCGTCCCTTCGTCACCAGAGGACCCTGCGCTCCTCGAGATAGACTACCAGATCCTCGAGTATCTCGACACAGTAGATGAGACGCTTCTGTGCCCAGTGTGCAAAACACCATTTCATGAACCCATAACCACATCATGCGGTCACACATTCTGCGCCTGGTGCATCAACCGAGCCCTTGACATCCAGCCAACATGTCCCATCGACCGTCAGCCGCTCACAAAGACGCGTGACTATCATCGGCCACCGCTGATCATCAAAGATCAACTCGATCGCCTCAAAGTCAAATGCCCCAACAAGGGCTGCGATCACATCTGCCCTCGGGAGCATCTTGACAGCCATTATGAGCGCCGCTGCGAGCACACCATGGTGCGCTGCCCCGACGCCAGATGCAGGAAGAGAATTGCCCGCCGCCACGTCCAGGGACCTGCCAGCACCTGCATGCATCGCGAAGTGTCATGCCGATACTGTGACGAGAGGGTGGCGCTGGTGGATCTGAACACACACTACGACTTCCTCTGCAGCGGAGCAACAACAAAGTGCTCGGCGTGCGAAGCAACCGTCGTTCTCCATCGCATGGAGAAGCACTGTGCCGAAGACTGTCTGGAAACGCAGGTACGGTGCAAGTGGCACATTGCCGGCTGCAAGGTCGACGATAAACGGTACCTGGTTCAAGAACATGAGACTGGCTGCCCCTACGAGATTATTGGGGAACTCCTCAAGCAGCGGGCCGAGGACCGCCGGATAATCGACAACCTCACCGATCGCTTGGTGGCTTTGGAGACGGAGCGGCGAGAGCATCAGGAAAGACGCGCTCGTCGGCGAGAACTCTCCCGCCAGGCACCAAATACGTCCCACGGAGCAGACGCAATCGACCTCTCCGCTCCCGATCCCTCCACTTTCTTTTACGACATGGAATGGAGACCAGACCTTTCCAACGTGGGAGCAGGCGAGAATAGATCATGGGGCTCACCCGAAGACTACATGCTTGCCCGCTTCGAGCGACTGGAAAGCCGGATGGAGGACCTTTCCAAGCAGGTGGTTGAGCTGGATGCGCACCAGTCCATGAGTATGCTACAGCAGATCATGCCACTCAACCAGCAGCTCGTCGAACTAGGCAGCAAGGTGGGCGTCCTGAACATGCACACTACCTGGTTGATGAACATGCAGAGACACAACCATCTCCAGCAGCGAGCCGGAGCAGTGAGCTCGTCAGGAAGCAGCATGGGCAATTCTGGAATGGCGTCAATGTCGCAAATGTCATCCGCCAACgatatcaacaacaacttccCTGTCAGGTTAACAGAGGGCGGACTGCCATACCGGACTACAGCTAGCCGCCGGAACAgtgatgggagaggagagcCACCTCCCCGGCTGTGA
- the OPT8 gene encoding OPT superfamily (EggNog:ENOG503NVY1; COG:S): MAGSITTPVDDGGGVRKQYSSLTSFSSSSSSSAASGLAIPAVVHDDPNDTSPLLTPSPSPSPSPRKRKIIRGSHFTPRALAVGLLVGLIICFSNMYFGLQTGWVSTMTMPASLLGFGIFRLLRDRLGDLPFSPVENVLVQTVAGSMAIMPLGCGFVGVVPAMEYLLREEEMGPVRMGLWRGCVWGMGLCFFGVVFAVPLRRQVLIREQLKFPSGFSTAVLISVLHGQTKGVEEAGGERKNPHGFASLVGDDESSYGGEEVRDGEEEDNKKSEGWKRNVILLIVCFLLSGISTFATYFLPVLRNIPIFGSVAASTWLWTLNPSLAYVGQGIIMGPATTLHMLLGAVVGWGVLSPLAKNKGWAPGPVSDWEHGSKGWIVWVSLAIMLADSVVSLGYLAFRSVRLYWPRMKRVLPNSVRNLLPGGRQGYASLLRTDSSSESEDGGPLLAETEEEKEHDDAPPDQQISNKGVSIGLAASIIFCVGCIHYVFGDLVPLYATITAVFMALVLSIMGVRALGETDLNPVSGISKLAQLFFAFIIPQSNKSSVLINLVAGAVSEAGALQAGDLMQDLKTGHLLGAAPKAQFWGQVIGATAGAVASAFIYQLYTSVYTIPGDLFQVPTGYVWIFTARLVTGEGLPPMAKEWAVGAALLFAVTTAARTSMTRTKRLQALVPGGIAVAVGMYNVPSFTLARTIGGLLSWWWRSYKGWQDTPLIVLASGFILGEGFLSIVNLIMQSAGVPHL, encoded by the exons ATGGCAGGCTCAATAACCACTCCTGtcgatgatgggggaggggtgcgCAAACAGTACTCATCactcacctccttctcctcttcttcttcttcttcggcagcGTCCGGCCTGGCGATCCCAGCGGTGGTTCATGACGACCCGAACGatacctccccccttttgaccccttccccctccccctccccttcgccTCGAAAACGAAAAATCATTCGCGGCAGTCATTTCACCCCCCGCGCGCTGGCGGTGGGCCTCCTCGTCGGTCTGATAATCTGCTTCAGCAACATGTACTTTGGCCTGCAGACAGGCTGGGTATCAACAATGACCATgcccgcctccctcctcggttTCGGGATCTttaggttgttgagggatCGATTAGGGGACCTGCCGTTCAGTCCGGTGGAAAACGTGCTTGTTCAGACTGTGGCGGGGAGCATGGCGATCATGCCTTTGGGGTGCgggtttgttggtgttgttccTGCGATGGAGTATTTGCTTagggaagaagaaatggggccggtgaggatggggttgtggagggggtgtgtttgggggatggggttgtgtttttttggggttgtttttgcGGTGCCGTTGAGGAGGCAGGTGCTGATTAGGGAGCAGCTGAAGTTTCCGAGTGGGTTTAGCACGGCGGTTTTGATCAGTGTGCTGCATGGGCAgacgaagggggtggaggaggcgggcggggagagaaaaaaccCGCATGGGTTTGCGAGTTtggttggggatgatgagagttcttatgggggggaggaggtgagggatggggaggaggaggataacAAGAAATCcgaggggtggaagaggaatGTGATACTGTTGATTGTATGCTTTTTGCTTTCCGGCATCTCGACTTTTGCGACGTATTTTTTGCCTGTGTTGAGGAACATTCCCATCTTTGGAAGTGTCGCGGCGAGCACGTGGCTTTGGACACTCAACCCGAGTTTGGCGTATGTGGGACAGGGAATTATCATGGGTCCAGCGACGACGTTGCATATGCTTCTTGgtgcggtggtgggatggggggttttgTCACCGCTGGCAAAGAACAAGGGATGGGCTCCGGGGCCGGTGTCGGATTGGGAGCATGGGAGTAAGGGGTGGATCGTTTGGGTTTCGTTGGCTATTATGCTTGCTGACTCCGTGGTGAGCTTGGGGTATTTGGCTTTCAGGTCGGTGAGGCTGTACTGGCCTCGGATGAAGAGGGTGTTGCCAAATAGCGTCAGGAATTTGCTGCCGGGAGGACGCCAGGGGTATGCCTCTTTGCTTAGGACCGACTCTTCTTCCGAGTCGGAAGATGGAGGCCCGTTGCTTGCTgagactgaggaggagaaggaacaTGATGATGCGCCTCCTGACCAGCAGATCAGCAACAAGGGGGTAAGCATTGGGCTTGCTGCCTCGATCATCTTTTGCGTTGGGTGCATTCACTATGTTTTTGGAGACTTGGTGCCGCTTTATGCTACTATTACGGCGGTGTTTATGGCGCTGGTGCTGAGTATCATGGGAGTGAGGGCTCTTGGTGAGACGGACTTGAACCCGGTTTCGGGGATTAGCAAGCTTGCTCAGCTGTTCTTTGCGTTCATCATTCCGCAGTCGAACAAGTCGAGTGTCCTGATCAATTTGGTTGCTGGAGCTGTGTCTGAGGCG GGCGCTCTTCAGGCCGGCGATCTGATGCAGGATCTCAAGACCGGCCATTTACTCGGAGCAGCCCCCAAGGCTCAGTTCTGGGGACAAGTCATCGGTGCTACTGCCGGAGCTGTGGCAAGCGCGTTCATCTACCAGCTCTACACTTCAGTGTACACTATCCCAGGAGACTTGTTCCAAGTGCCTACTGGCTACGTCTGGATCTTTACTGCCAGGCTGGTGACGGGTGAGGGACTGCCTCCGATGGCGAAGGAGTGGGCTGTGGGTGCAGCTTTGTTGTTTGCCGTTACGACAGCGGCTCGCACCTCGATGACTCGGACCAAACGACTGCAGGCGCTGGTTCCAGGCGGGATTGCGGTTGCTGTGGGGATGTACAATGTGCCGTCGTTTACACTGGCGAGGACAATCggtgggttgttgagctggtggtggaggtcgtACAAGGGGTGGCAGGATACACCGTTGATTGTGTTGGCTTCT GGTTTCATTCTGGGAGAAGGGTTTTTGAGCATCGTGAATCTGATCATGCAGAGCGCTGGGGTTCCTCATCTGTAG
- a CDS encoding hypothetical protein (EggNog:ENOG503P878; COG:C; COG:H), whose translation MGTLTLLLSSHLGRGVLALPLLYLSYFCNKRFDRDTLVELVPPILEKGFIPHPSGPVPVLEGIFPWKPANDLFRPISVIFAPSTLSIDPLAWHQMLFFLVDLGPVYLVLLLESFRDGNAYTAAYLATAWNFAAQILGLGVLAPLYCWLHFTFSPSTSILALDPRKRLLKEEYIPFLLPLLVALHYAWVYHMFFPHNLDQRHYYTWLWQPAPLWIGLANTILAKTIPTGWAKGSKLVGKGALSLVVAGISMVVWWYVILHSGFSLWEVFVPVTMAKREFVISMRGLLQYDLLCSFGGLLVWSLGLMVDVWAAGAVGLGELIGGLVVVALAGVMGGPGVAMLDAWWWREKRLGRLAGGEQKGM comes from the coding sequence ATGggcaccctcaccctcctcctctcctcccacctaGGCCGCGGCGTCCTCgccctgcccctcctctaCCTATCCTACTTTTGCAACAAGAGATTCGACCGCGACACCCTCGTCGAGCTCGTGCCGCCCATTTTGGAAAAGGGGttcatcccccacccctccggCCCAGTCCCAGTTCTGGAGGGTATCTTCCCCTGGAAACCCGCCAACGACCTCTTCCGCCCCATAAGCGTAATCTTCGCGCCCAGCACCCTATCCATAGACCCCCTAGCCTGGCACCAAatgctcttcttcctcgtcgaccTGGGACCAGTTTACCTCGTTTTACTGCTAGAGTCGTTCCGCGACGGCAACGCCTACACAGCAGCCTACCTAGCCACAGCATGGAACTTCGCCGCCCAgatcctcggcctcggtgtCCTTGCCCCGCTGTACTGCTGGCTACACTTCACAttctcccccagcaccagcatcctcgccctcgacccCCGAAAAAGGCTCCTAAAAGAGGAATACATCCCCTTTCTGCTACCCCTTCTGGTGGCGCTGCATTACGCCTGGGTATACCACATGTTCTTCCCCCACAATCTCGACCAAAGACACTACTACACCTGGCTATGGCAGCCCGCCCCTCTTTGGATCGGTCTCGCAAATACCATTCTTGCCAAAACCATCCCAACAGGATGGGCAAAAGGGAGTAAgttggttgggaagggggcgtTGAGTTTGGTTGTTGCGGGGATCAGCatggtggtttggtggtaCGTGATACTCCACAGCGGATTCTCCCTCTGGGAGGTTTTTGTGCCGGTGACCATGGCGAAGAGGGAGTTTGTGATAAGCATGAGGGGGCTTTTGCAGTATGATTTGCTCTGTTCGTTTGGGGGCTTGTTGgtttggagtttggggttgatggttgatgtGTGGGCTGCGGGggcggttgggttgggggagttgattggaggtttggtggttgttgcttTGGCTGGTGTGATGGGGGGCCCGGGAGTTGCGATGCTGGAtgcgtggtggtggagggagaagaggttggggaggctTGCTGGGGGAGAGCAGAAGGGAATGTAG